From Salinirubellus salinus, the proteins below share one genomic window:
- a CDS encoding acyl-CoA dehydrogenase family protein, giving the protein MSFRLTPEQEAIRDAVREFGEREIRPVASEYEAKERYPEELRQQAADLDLVAPHVPEAYGGAGMDAVSTIVVTEELWRADPGVGGAIAAADFGTGMIHDYGEEWMKEEWLPAITGGETPIATCISEPAHGSNVAGMETRAERDGDEWVVNGEKMWITNGTVADVAIVMAKTDPEAGHRGITAFLTETDVRGYEASRIDNKLGIRAQDTAEVHLDDLRIPEGNVVGEVGRGFYQLMQFFAPARADVAAQATGVAQAAFEAARDYAGEREQFDQPIAEFQAIRHKLAEMATSIEAGRSLAYRAGTAIDGGDDALATRLASMAKLFCSEHAVDVADEALQVFGGAGYVSDHPVERYYRDARITKIYDGTSEIQKNIIADDLL; this is encoded by the coding sequence ATGTCCTTCCGACTGACCCCCGAACAGGAGGCCATCCGCGACGCCGTCCGGGAGTTCGGCGAGCGCGAGATTCGGCCGGTCGCCAGCGAGTACGAGGCCAAGGAGCGCTACCCCGAGGAACTCCGCCAGCAGGCGGCCGACCTGGACCTCGTCGCGCCGCACGTCCCCGAGGCGTACGGTGGGGCCGGGATGGACGCCGTCTCGACCATCGTCGTCACCGAGGAACTGTGGCGGGCCGACCCCGGCGTGGGCGGGGCCATCGCGGCCGCCGACTTCGGGACCGGGATGATACACGACTACGGCGAGGAGTGGATGAAAGAGGAGTGGCTCCCGGCCATCACGGGCGGGGAGACGCCCATCGCCACCTGCATCTCGGAGCCGGCCCACGGCTCGAACGTGGCGGGGATGGAGACCCGTGCCGAACGCGACGGCGACGAGTGGGTCGTGAACGGCGAGAAGATGTGGATCACGAACGGTACCGTCGCGGACGTGGCAATCGTCATGGCCAAGACTGACCCCGAGGCGGGTCACCGCGGCATCACCGCGTTCCTCACGGAGACCGACGTGCGGGGCTACGAGGCCAGCCGCATCGACAACAAGCTCGGCATCCGGGCGCAGGACACCGCCGAGGTCCACCTCGACGACCTGCGCATCCCCGAGGGGAACGTCGTCGGCGAGGTGGGTCGCGGGTTCTACCAGTTGATGCAGTTCTTCGCGCCCGCACGCGCCGACGTGGCCGCGCAGGCGACGGGCGTCGCGCAGGCCGCGTTCGAGGCCGCCCGCGACTACGCCGGGGAGCGCGAACAGTTCGACCAGCCCATCGCCGAGTTCCAGGCCATCCGGCACAAGCTCGCGGAGATGGCGACCAGCATCGAGGCGGGCCGGTCGCTCGCCTACCGGGCCGGCACGGCCATCGACGGGGGGGACGACGCGCTGGCCACCCGGCTGGCGTCGATGGCGAAACTGTTCTGCTCGGAGCACGCCGTCGACGTGGCCGACGAGGCCCTGCAGGTGTTCGGGGGTGCCGGGTACGTCTCGGACCACCCCGTCGAGCGTTACTACCGCGACGCGCGCATCACGAAGATCTACGACGGGACCTCGGAAATCCAGAAGAACATCATCGCGGACGACCTGCTGTAG
- a CDS encoding MOSC domain-containing protein, with product MNGTGEVVALHTAPAPGEPTEARETVEVVAGKGVRGDRKFREDGAGRGAALTLIEAEAVEAVAREYDVDVSLADHRRNVTTRDAALNHLVGERFRVGDVVCEGVLLCEPCSHLESLTEAGVREAFVHRGGLRADVLEGGRLRVGDTLEPL from the coding sequence ATGAACGGTACAGGCGAGGTCGTCGCCCTCCACACCGCTCCCGCGCCGGGCGAACCGACCGAGGCGCGAGAGACAGTCGAGGTCGTCGCCGGCAAGGGCGTCCGTGGCGACCGGAAGTTCCGCGAGGACGGCGCGGGCCGGGGCGCGGCGCTCACGCTCATCGAGGCGGAGGCCGTCGAGGCCGTCGCACGCGAGTACGACGTCGACGTCTCGCTGGCCGACCACCGGCGGAACGTCACCACCCGTGACGCCGCGCTGAACCACCTCGTCGGCGAGCGCTTCCGCGTCGGCGACGTGGTGTGTGAGGGCGTCCTCCTCTGTGAACCGTGCAGCCACCTCGAGTCGCTCACCGAGGCGGGCGTCCGCGAGGCGTTCGTCCACCGCGGCGGCCTCCGCGCGGACGTGCTGGAGGGCGGGCGCCTCCGCGTCGGCGACACCCTCGAGCCGCTCTGA
- a CDS encoding DUF2334 domain-containing protein: protein MGEARPNTPMFEFAIRDADTNYHTDPEELDRVWGRYDLPVSLAVVPKHGPTRSPAVPEDYWYDRDPDERFPLADNEALVEYLRDGVEADRYSVLQHGYDHVRTPAGPEFARHGDLQERLVDGREHLESTLDVDVDVFVPPDGALSSAGSRALERERMRTLHYLTLRGRTRSPAVVRTFAADALFKYRHRTGGRLTFLQDLYRLWAIGDRSVGLASRPEPYRVDGGWEFTAVSLVESAGLARVKRQLRLADALEGKFCLALHYHDFRSERFREQFEELLRYARTELDPKFVHCEALFRG, encoded by the coding sequence GTGGGCGAAGCGAGGCCGAACACGCCGATGTTCGAGTTCGCCATCCGCGACGCAGACACCAACTACCACACCGACCCCGAGGAACTCGACCGGGTCTGGGGCCGGTACGACCTGCCGGTGTCGCTCGCGGTGGTGCCGAAGCACGGCCCGACCCGGTCGCCCGCCGTCCCCGAGGACTACTGGTACGACCGGGACCCGGACGAGCGGTTCCCGCTCGCGGACAACGAGGCGCTCGTCGAGTACCTGCGCGACGGTGTCGAGGCGGACCGGTACTCCGTCCTCCAGCACGGCTACGACCACGTCCGCACTCCCGCTGGCCCGGAGTTCGCCAGACACGGCGACCTGCAGGAGCGACTGGTCGACGGCCGCGAGCACCTCGAGTCGACGCTCGACGTCGACGTGGACGTGTTCGTGCCGCCGGACGGGGCTCTCTCGAGCGCGGGGTCGCGCGCACTCGAACGCGAGCGGATGCGGACCCTCCACTACCTCACGCTCCGGGGTCGGACGCGGAGTCCGGCCGTCGTCCGGACGTTCGCCGCGGACGCGCTGTTCAAGTACCGCCACCGGACGGGCGGGCGACTCACGTTCCTGCAGGACCTCTACCGGCTGTGGGCCATCGGCGACCGGTCGGTGGGGCTGGCGAGTCGGCCCGAACCGTACCGTGTCGACGGTGGCTGGGAGTTCACGGCCGTCTCGCTCGTCGAGTCGGCCGGGCTGGCGCGGGTGAAACGCCAACTCCGGCTGGCCGACGCGCTCGAGGGGAAGTTCTGTCTCGCGCTGCACTACCACGACTTCCGATCCGAGCGGTTCCGCGAGCAGTTCGAGGAGCTGCTCCGGTACGCCCGGACGGAACTCGACCCGAAGTTCGTCCACTGCGAGGCGCTGTTCCGCGGCTGA
- a CDS encoding glycosyltransferase family 4 protein codes for MDDSLPGVCVVTHPLSAAGENATRSLLDILSAITTVTLVTADLPADSEIRGRHELVELTREGVGDSVPVAAARFVLNQLRMCRVLLGRDEPVVLFYGATAYLLPMVVARLVGKTVLVEPRGDVPLTLRLDWERRMPAPLARFLAGLVRALERTGFAVADGVVTYTPNMARQLGLDPEAPGVYPDGARYVRTETFTVETPYAERPNRVGFLGRLAEEKGIRDLAAVAKRLPEDVTFTFVGDGPLADWLREELADEIAAGRVELRGWVDHDEVPAELNRLRLLVMPSSPTEGLPTTILEAMACGTPAFATPVSGVPDVVRDGQFGFLMEETAPDAIAAEVVRLLAEEDLEGVSANARGFLERQFSFEAATDRYTAILRAAGTRANA; via the coding sequence ATGGACGACTCGCTCCCCGGCGTCTGTGTCGTCACCCACCCGCTGTCGGCCGCCGGGGAGAACGCCACCCGTTCGCTGCTCGACATCCTGAGCGCGATCACGACCGTCACACTGGTGACCGCCGACCTCCCGGCCGACTCCGAGATACGCGGCCGTCACGAACTCGTCGAACTCACGCGCGAGGGTGTCGGCGACAGCGTCCCCGTCGCCGCCGCCCGATTCGTGCTGAACCAGCTCCGGATGTGTCGGGTCCTGCTCGGTCGGGACGAACCAGTCGTGCTGTTCTACGGCGCCACCGCCTACCTCCTGCCGATGGTCGTCGCGCGCCTCGTCGGAAAGACCGTCCTCGTCGAACCCCGCGGTGACGTGCCGCTCACGCTGCGGCTCGACTGGGAGCGTCGGATGCCCGCTCCGCTCGCCCGCTTCCTCGCCGGGCTCGTGCGGGCGCTCGAACGCACCGGCTTCGCCGTCGCCGACGGCGTCGTCACCTACACGCCGAACATGGCCCGCCAGCTCGGGCTGGACCCCGAGGCCCCCGGCGTCTACCCGGACGGTGCCCGCTACGTCCGGACCGAGACGTTCACCGTCGAGACGCCCTACGCCGAGCGACCGAATCGGGTGGGCTTCCTCGGCCGTCTCGCCGAGGAGAAGGGCATCCGCGACCTCGCGGCCGTCGCGAAGCGCCTCCCCGAGGACGTGACGTTCACCTTCGTCGGCGACGGTCCCCTCGCCGACTGGCTCCGCGAGGAACTCGCGGACGAGATCGCCGCGGGGCGAGTGGAGCTGCGCGGCTGGGTCGACCACGACGAGGTGCCCGCCGAACTCAACCGCCTGCGACTGCTGGTGATGCCCTCCTCGCCCACCGAGGGTCTGCCGACCACGATTCTGGAGGCGATGGCCTGCGGGACGCCCGCGTTCGCCACGCCCGTCTCCGGCGTCCCCGACGTTGTCCGTGACGGCCAGTTCGGGTTCCTGATGGAGGAGACGGCACCCGACGCCATCGCCGCCGAGGTAGTGCGTCTCCTCGCCGAGGAGGACCTCGAGGGGGTCAGCGCGAACGCGCGAGGGTTCCTCGAACGACAGTTCAGTTTCGAGGCGGCCACGGACCGCTACACGGCGATACTCCGAGCGGCTGGGACTCGGGCGAACGCCTAA
- a CDS encoding peroxidase-related enzyme (This protein belongs to a clade of uncharacterized proteins related to peroxidases such as the alkylhydroperoxidase AhpD.), translating into MAHLRDDALGEFEVPDYEDLPEDLQARIDEESERAGFTPNVFSAMARRPSQFRAFFDYHDALVEESPLERHEIEMLVVVTSGVNGCLYCVVAHGALVRVYAKDPKLADQLATNWRTADLSPRHEAMCAFAEQLTADPASVSHAEMEALREHFTDEEIWDIATTVGFYNLSNRLATAFDMRPNEEFYAMGR; encoded by the coding sequence ATGGCACACCTACGAGACGACGCCCTCGGCGAGTTCGAGGTGCCGGACTACGAGGACCTGCCGGAAGACCTGCAAGCGCGCATCGACGAGGAGTCCGAACGCGCCGGCTTCACGCCCAACGTGTTCTCCGCGATGGCGCGCCGGCCCAGCCAGTTCCGTGCGTTCTTCGACTACCACGACGCGCTGGTCGAGGAGTCACCGCTCGAACGTCACGAGATCGAGATGCTCGTCGTGGTCACCTCGGGGGTGAACGGCTGTCTCTACTGCGTCGTCGCGCACGGCGCGCTCGTCCGGGTGTACGCGAAGGACCCCAAGCTCGCCGACCAGTTGGCGACGAACTGGCGGACCGCCGACCTCTCGCCCCGCCACGAGGCGATGTGTGCGTTCGCCGAGCAACTCACGGCCGACCCGGCGAGCGTGAGCCACGCGGAGATGGAGGCCCTGCGCGAGCACTTCACCGACGAGGAGATCTGGGACATCGCCACCACGGTGGGGTTCTACAACCTCTCGAACCGGCTGGCGACGGCGTTCGACATGCGACCCAACGAGGAGTTCTACGCGATGGGTCGGTAG
- a CDS encoding AsnC family transcriptional regulator, translating to MRELDATDREILSLLLEDGRRPWADIAEHVDLSAPAVADRVERLREVGVVRGFSVDLDRSRLREGVEVLVELTTEPGETERVRAATSGLDGVEHVFTTAGGGVVLTGTFPADVDAHLASEVPMDAVREYEVRLLTDVAWHPSLGEAKLGLPCAECENTVTSEGVTATLGGETYAFCCSSCKSQFEERYERLAEGA from the coding sequence ATGCGCGAACTCGACGCCACCGACCGCGAGATACTCTCGCTCCTGCTCGAGGACGGCCGCCGGCCCTGGGCCGACATCGCGGAACACGTCGACCTCTCGGCGCCCGCCGTCGCCGACCGCGTGGAGCGACTGCGCGAGGTGGGCGTGGTCCGCGGGTTCAGCGTCGACCTCGACCGGAGCCGGCTCCGGGAAGGGGTGGAGGTGCTCGTCGAACTGACGACCGAACCGGGCGAGACCGAACGCGTCCGGGCGGCCACGAGCGGTCTCGACGGCGTCGAGCACGTCTTCACCACCGCGGGCGGCGGCGTCGTCCTCACCGGCACCTTCCCGGCCGACGTCGACGCCCACCTGGCGAGCGAGGTGCCGATGGACGCCGTGCGCGAGTACGAGGTGCGACTACTGACCGACGTGGCGTGGCACCCGTCGCTCGGCGAGGCGAAACTGGGGTTGCCCTGCGCGGAGTGCGAGAACACCGTCACGAGCGAGGGCGTCACGGCGACGCTCGGCGGTGAGACGTACGCCTTCTGCTGTTCGTCCTGCAAGAGTCAGTTCGAGGAGCGCTACGAGCGACTGGCGGAGGGTGCCTAG
- a CDS encoding SHOCT domain-containing protein codes for MTARNRHRVGVLAAVGLVVLAVGLATGGAAAHGGDDGRHHHEGTFGMHDGSWWGVGLGWLWMLGGLLAIVLLPFLGLLLVRRGDDGGDTALKRLRERYAAGEIDEEEFRRRRETLEN; via the coding sequence ATGACCGCACGGAATCGGCACCGGGTCGGTGTCCTGGCTGCGGTAGGGCTCGTGGTGCTGGCGGTCGGCCTCGCCACCGGCGGGGCCGCCGCCCACGGCGGCGACGACGGACGCCACCACCACGAAGGCACCTTCGGGATGCACGACGGCAGCTGGTGGGGCGTGGGTCTCGGCTGGCTCTGGATGCTGGGCGGACTCCTCGCCATCGTCCTCCTCCCGTTCCTGGGCCTGCTCCTCGTGCGGCGTGGTGACGACGGCGGCGACACCGCCCTCAAACGACTCCGCGAGCGATACGCCGCCGGCGAGATAGACGAGGAGGAGTTCCGTCGTCGTCGCGAGACCCTGGAGAACTGA
- a CDS encoding heavy metal translocating P-type ATPase encodes MSERTRRERVAISGMSCANCSQTVSEAVAGLDGVSDVSVNFATDEGTVEYDPDRTSLAEIFGAIEGAGYDPVTDSVSVAISDMHCANCATTNEDALLALPGVVHADVNYATDEATVVYNPESVALSDLYDAIEGAGYTPVREHDESGDGGTADGSGDGARETARKGEISRQLRLTLFGAALSVPLLAIMVGHLFAPDLVPDTVFGVDFGWVSFALATPVYVVLGREFLENSYTAVVRNRRANMDVLIALGSTTAYGYSVVSLVGLLPGAGLYFDTAAFILVFITLGNYLEARSKGQAGEALRKLLEMEADEATLVRDDGTEEAVPLDEVQVGDRMKVRPGEQIPTDGVVVEGQSAVDESMVTGESVPVEKTEGDEVVGSTINENGVLVVEATKVGKDTALQQIVQTVKEAQSRQPEIQNLADRISAYFVPAVIVNAVFWATVWYAFPEFLAGVVGALPLWGLVAGGPGAITVFEFSIVVFASAVLIACPCALGLATPAATMVGTTIGAGNGVLFKGGDILERAKDVDTVVFDKTGTLTKGEMELTDVVAIDAAMPDGGQLEPPETLTEEDVLRLAASAEFDSEHPLAQAIVEGARERGLDVSPADSFENVPGHGVRATVDVSGFAGGSSDGPDGGREVLVGNRKLLRDHGVDPDPAAEAMERLEREGKTAMLVAVDGRIAGVVADADTVKESAKQAVSELRERGLDVMMITGDNERTAHAVAEQVGIDPENVRAEVLPEDKSDAVEAIQAEGRKAMMVGDGVNDAPALAVAYVGTAIGSGTDVAIEAADVTLMRDDPLDVVKAIRISDATLQKIRQNLVWALGYNTAMIPLASLGLLQPVLAAGAMALSSVSVLSNSLLFRRYTPDHDYRLLGFLRR; translated from the coding sequence ATGAGCGAGCGCACCAGACGCGAGCGGGTGGCCATCTCCGGGATGTCCTGCGCCAACTGCTCGCAGACGGTCTCCGAGGCGGTGGCGGGTCTCGACGGGGTGAGCGACGTCTCGGTCAACTTCGCCACCGACGAGGGGACGGTCGAGTACGACCCGGATCGGACCTCGCTGGCCGAGATATTCGGCGCCATCGAGGGAGCCGGCTACGACCCCGTCACCGACTCCGTGTCCGTCGCCATCTCCGACATGCACTGTGCGAACTGCGCGACGACGAACGAGGACGCCCTGCTGGCGCTCCCCGGCGTCGTCCACGCGGACGTGAACTACGCCACCGACGAGGCCACCGTCGTCTACAACCCCGAGTCCGTGGCCCTCTCGGACCTCTACGACGCCATCGAGGGGGCCGGCTACACCCCCGTCCGCGAGCACGACGAGAGCGGCGACGGCGGGACGGCCGACGGGTCCGGCGACGGCGCCCGCGAGACGGCCAGGAAGGGCGAGATCAGCCGGCAGTTACGGCTCACCCTGTTCGGCGCGGCGCTCTCGGTGCCCCTGCTGGCCATCATGGTGGGCCACCTGTTCGCGCCGGACCTCGTCCCCGACACGGTGTTCGGCGTCGACTTCGGCTGGGTGTCGTTCGCACTCGCGACGCCCGTCTACGTCGTCCTCGGTCGCGAGTTCCTCGAGAACTCCTACACCGCCGTCGTGAGGAACCGGCGGGCGAACATGGACGTGCTCATCGCGCTCGGGTCGACGACGGCCTACGGCTACAGCGTCGTCTCGCTGGTCGGTCTGCTCCCCGGTGCCGGGCTCTACTTCGACACGGCCGCGTTCATCCTCGTGTTCATCACGCTCGGGAACTACCTCGAGGCCCGCTCGAAGGGGCAGGCCGGCGAGGCGCTCCGGAAACTGCTGGAGATGGAGGCCGACGAGGCCACCCTCGTCCGCGACGACGGGACCGAGGAGGCCGTCCCTCTCGACGAGGTGCAGGTCGGCGACCGGATGAAGGTCCGGCCCGGCGAGCAGATCCCGACGGACGGTGTCGTGGTCGAGGGCCAGAGCGCGGTCGACGAGTCGATGGTCACCGGCGAGTCCGTCCCCGTCGAGAAGACCGAGGGCGACGAGGTCGTCGGGTCGACCATCAACGAGAACGGCGTCCTCGTCGTGGAGGCGACGAAGGTCGGGAAGGACACGGCGCTCCAGCAGATCGTCCAGACCGTCAAGGAGGCCCAGTCCCGCCAGCCCGAGATACAGAACCTCGCCGACCGCATCTCGGCGTACTTCGTCCCCGCGGTCATCGTGAACGCGGTGTTCTGGGCCACCGTCTGGTACGCCTTCCCCGAGTTCCTCGCGGGCGTCGTCGGGGCGCTCCCGCTCTGGGGACTGGTCGCGGGCGGCCCGGGCGCCATCACGGTGTTCGAGTTCTCCATCGTCGTGTTCGCCTCGGCCGTCCTCATCGCCTGTCCGTGTGCGCTCGGCCTCGCCACCCCCGCAGCCACGATGGTCGGGACCACCATCGGCGCCGGCAACGGCGTCCTGTTCAAGGGCGGTGACATCCTCGAACGCGCGAAGGACGTCGACACGGTCGTCTTCGACAAGACGGGCACGCTGACGAAGGGCGAGATGGAACTGACAGACGTGGTCGCCATCGACGCGGCGATGCCGGACGGGGGGCAACTGGAGCCGCCCGAGACACTCACCGAGGAGGACGTGCTCCGCCTCGCCGCGAGCGCCGAGTTCGACAGCGAACACCCGCTCGCGCAGGCCATCGTCGAGGGCGCCCGCGAGCGTGGCCTCGACGTCTCCCCGGCCGACTCGTTCGAGAACGTCCCCGGCCACGGTGTCCGGGCCACGGTGGACGTCTCCGGCTTCGCCGGCGGCTCGTCGGACGGGCCCGACGGTGGCCGCGAGGTGCTGGTCGGGAACCGGAAACTGCTCCGTGACCACGGCGTGGACCCCGACCCCGCCGCGGAGGCGATGGAACGCCTCGAACGCGAGGGGAAGACCGCGATGCTCGTCGCCGTCGACGGCCGCATCGCCGGCGTCGTCGCCGACGCGGACACCGTCAAGGAGAGCGCGAAGCAGGCGGTGAGCGAACTCCGCGAGCGTGGCCTCGACGTGATGATGATCACGGGCGACAACGAGCGGACCGCCCACGCCGTCGCCGAGCAGGTCGGCATCGACCCCGAGAACGTCCGGGCGGAGGTGCTCCCCGAGGACAAGTCCGACGCCGTCGAGGCCATCCAGGCGGAGGGCCGCAAGGCCATGATGGTCGGCGACGGGGTCAACGACGCGCCCGCGCTCGCCGTGGCCTACGTCGGGACGGCCATCGGGAGTGGCACCGACGTGGCCATCGAGGCGGCCGACGTCACCCTGATGCGGGACGACCCGCTCGACGTCGTGAAGGCCATCCGCATCTCGGACGCCACGCTCCAGAAGATACGCCAGAACCTCGTCTGGGCGCTCGGCTACAACACCGCGATGATTCCGCTGGCCTCGCTCGGCCTGCTCCAGCCCGTGCTCGCCGCGGGCGCGATGGCCCTCTCGTCGGTGTCGGTGCTGTCGAACAGCCTGCTGTTCCGGCGATACACGCCGGACCACGACTACCGGCTGCTCGGCTTCCTCCGGCGATAA
- a CDS encoding DMT family transporter, with translation MTTLVSALRDRLSVGARYRDAALFVLLAALFGISFVAIKTGLRELPPVFFAGLRFDVAALVLLASLAATRPRHEWLPQSRRDLAGIAVAGAFLIALNNGLLFVGQGPTTPAAASVMYGLNPILAPVFAWALLGQRLSKVGALGIGVALAGVVIIVQPSPEAFAGGDEVVGQLLVLGAAAAVALGSVSLRRVEPSLNSLPVTAWAMALGAVLLHGASAAMGEATGPLLAVDTLTVLSVLSIALPSTALAYPIYFGLIRRVGPVRANLVAYAMPVFAALTGFVLLRSPIDATTVVGFFVVFAGFALVERRVIREELKQVFETESGPASTVADGGGDDHSDAPCDD, from the coding sequence GTGACCACACTCGTCTCGGCGCTCCGGGACCGCCTCTCGGTCGGTGCTCGGTACCGCGATGCGGCCCTGTTCGTCCTGCTCGCGGCCCTGTTCGGCATCTCGTTCGTCGCCATCAAGACCGGCCTGCGCGAGTTGCCGCCGGTGTTCTTCGCCGGTCTCCGGTTCGACGTGGCAGCCCTCGTCCTGCTGGCGTCCCTCGCGGCGACCCGCCCACGGCACGAGTGGCTCCCGCAGAGCCGGCGTGACCTCGCCGGCATCGCCGTCGCCGGGGCGTTCCTCATCGCGCTGAACAACGGCCTCCTGTTCGTCGGGCAGGGGCCGACCACGCCCGCGGCGGCGTCGGTGATGTACGGCCTGAATCCCATCCTCGCGCCGGTGTTCGCGTGGGCGCTGCTGGGCCAGCGACTCTCGAAGGTGGGCGCGCTCGGCATCGGCGTCGCCCTCGCTGGCGTCGTGATAATCGTCCAGCCCTCCCCCGAGGCGTTCGCGGGCGGTGACGAGGTCGTGGGACAGCTGCTCGTCCTCGGCGCGGCCGCCGCGGTGGCGCTCGGGAGCGTCTCGCTCCGTCGCGTCGAACCCAGCCTGAACAGCCTCCCCGTCACCGCGTGGGCGATGGCGCTCGGCGCGGTCCTCCTCCACGGGGCGAGCGCGGCGATGGGTGAGGCGACCGGGCCGTTGCTGGCGGTGGACACGCTGACCGTCCTCAGCGTCCTCTCCATCGCTCTCCCCTCGACCGCGCTCGCCTACCCCATCTACTTCGGTCTCATCCGCCGCGTGGGACCGGTCCGGGCGAACCTCGTCGCCTACGCGATGCCGGTGTTCGCGGCCTTGACCGGATTCGTGCTCCTCCGTTCGCCCATCGACGCGACCACCGTCGTCGGCTTCTTCGTCGTCTTCGCCGGGTTCGCGCTGGTCGAACGGCGCGTCATCCGCGAGGAGCTCAAGCAGGTGTTCGAGACGGAGTCCGGACCCGCCTCGACGGTCGCCGACGGCGGAGGCGACGACCATTCGGACGCGCCTTGTGACGACTGA
- a CDS encoding hydroxymethylglutaryl-CoA reductase, whose amino-acid sequence MVIPTPDSGVLKRIYANLVGSGGFISLDIPDRILQRLYTYGSLKDSDGGAQFEIKNRLQDAKVTGVSRVVVDGERVPVEDIRLVTADEKVYELDDVDEESYINFPVGRTVTVVMDDVTVTKGKHNIEIDFTAAPFGDLTLDVTDTIRSEEMVGGIPRDSENNYSEDAIRMRHEYIEEETGATLEHVGSYSIDPEVTEGNVENFVGVAQMPIGVAGPVKVDGEHAQGEYPIPLATTEGTLVASYSRGMKAINLSGGAKTTVVDDNMNRAPVFVFEDARNARDFRDWVFEHFDTIKEKAEATTSTGKLVRIEDYLTNNHAHFRFDFTTGDAAGQNMVGKATFAACNWILSEYDGYVENFYLEGNFATDKKASKINDLQTRGKRVTAEVTLSEETMLHHLGVEPSSIHHHAQVATLGSFFSGANTNGAHPANGLASLFIATGQDEANVAESSAAMVNTTLLNDNSLHVSVTIPSLIVATYGGGTNLPTQRECLEMLDCAGGGNVMKFAEIAAATVLAGELSLASAISASDWVTSHDELGRNR is encoded by the coding sequence ATGGTCATTCCGACACCGGACAGCGGCGTGCTGAAGCGAATCTACGCGAACCTCGTGGGCTCCGGCGGTTTCATCTCCCTGGACATCCCGGACCGTATCTTACAGCGGCTCTACACCTACGGGAGCCTGAAAGACAGCGACGGTGGGGCGCAGTTCGAGATAAAGAATCGCCTCCAGGACGCGAAGGTGACGGGCGTCTCGCGCGTCGTCGTCGATGGCGAGCGTGTCCCTGTCGAGGACATCCGCCTCGTCACGGCCGACGAGAAGGTCTACGAACTCGACGACGTCGACGAGGAGAGCTACATCAACTTCCCCGTCGGCCGTACGGTCACCGTCGTGATGGACGACGTGACGGTGACGAAGGGGAAACACAACATCGAGATCGACTTCACCGCGGCCCCGTTCGGCGACCTGACCCTCGACGTGACCGACACCATCCGCAGCGAGGAGATGGTCGGTGGCATCCCGCGGGACAGCGAGAACAACTACTCCGAGGACGCCATCAGGATGCGCCACGAGTACATCGAGGAGGAGACGGGCGCGACGCTGGAACACGTCGGCTCGTACTCCATCGACCCCGAGGTCACCGAGGGGAACGTCGAGAACTTCGTCGGCGTCGCACAGATGCCCATCGGCGTCGCCGGCCCGGTGAAGGTCGACGGCGAGCACGCACAGGGCGAGTACCCTATCCCGCTGGCGACCACCGAGGGCACCCTCGTGGCCTCCTACAGCCGTGGGATGAAGGCCATCAACCTCTCGGGCGGCGCGAAGACCACGGTCGTCGACGACAACATGAACCGGGCGCCGGTGTTCGTCTTCGAGGACGCCCGCAACGCCCGTGACTTCCGTGACTGGGTGTTCGAGCACTTCGATACCATCAAGGAGAAGGCCGAGGCGACCACCTCGACCGGGAAGCTCGTCCGCATCGAGGACTACCTCACCAACAACCACGCGCACTTCCGCTTCGACTTCACCACCGGCGACGCCGCCGGGCAGAACATGGTCGGCAAGGCGACGTTCGCCGCGTGTAACTGGATCCTCTCCGAGTATGACGGCTACGTCGAGAACTTCTACCTCGAGGGTAACTTCGCCACGGACAAGAAGGCCTCCAAAATCAACGACCTGCAGACGCGTGGCAAGCGCGTCACCGCCGAGGTCACGCTCTCGGAGGAGACGATGCTGCACCACCTCGGCGTCGAACCGTCCAGCATCCACCACCACGCGCAGGTGGCCACGCTCGGGTCGTTCTTCTCTGGCGCGAACACCAACGGCGCGCACCCGGCGAACGGGCTGGCGTCGCTGTTCATCGCCACCGGGCAGGACGAGGCGAACGTCGCGGAGTCCTCCGCGGCGATGGTCAACACGACGCTGCTCAACGACAACTCCCTGCACGTCTCGGTCACCATCCCCTCGCTCATCGTCGCCACGTACGGGGGCGGGACGAACCTGCCGACCCAGCGCGAGTGTCTCGAGATGCTCGACTGCGCGGGCGGCGGCAACGTCATGAAGTTCGCGGAGATCGCCGCGGCGACGGTGCTCGCCGGCGAGCTCTCGCTGGCCTCGGCCATCTCGGCGTCGGACTGGGTCACCAGCCACGACGAGCTCGGCCGGAACCGGTAG